A single window of Pseudoduganella plicata DNA harbors:
- a CDS encoding erythromycin esterase family protein gives MTDRSSNEDIIAGLRQDARPLAQPDDLNAVLEQIGDASIVLLGEATHGTREFYQLRAEISKRLIVEKGFDALAVEADWPDALRVSRYVQHGGDDMTAEGALSGFKRFPQWMWRNQEIVELVNWLRVHNGHVASAARKAGFYGLDLYSMAQSMHAVIAYLENVDPEAAARARQRYACIDHMAEDPQRYGYATTFGMKEDCEREVVRQLMELTRQANEHVRAGAGLVPDELFYAQQNARVARNAETYYRSMFQSRDESWNVRDSHMAETLEALREHIAQRTGKPAKVVVWAHNSHLGDARATEMGEGGQLNLGQLVRERYRPEDTFLLGFTTHTGTVTAATDWDGPAELKGLVPSRQDSVERLMHEVSVSSGWARFLLPIRGRDSMLARLPSRCLERAIGVIYRPGTERHSHYFHADAAKQFDALIHVDSSTALQPLERSALWQQDEVPETYPSGL, from the coding sequence ATGACCGACAGGAGCAGCAATGAAGACATCATTGCGGGACTGCGCCAGGATGCGCGGCCTTTGGCACAACCGGACGACCTGAACGCAGTGCTGGAACAGATCGGCGACGCCTCCATCGTGCTGTTGGGCGAGGCGACCCACGGCACGCGCGAGTTCTACCAGTTGCGGGCCGAGATCAGCAAACGGCTGATCGTCGAGAAGGGCTTCGACGCGCTGGCCGTCGAGGCGGACTGGCCGGACGCGCTGCGCGTCAGCCGCTACGTGCAGCACGGCGGCGACGACATGACCGCCGAAGGTGCGCTGTCCGGCTTCAAGCGCTTTCCCCAATGGATGTGGCGCAATCAGGAGATCGTCGAACTGGTGAACTGGCTGCGCGTGCACAACGGCCACGTGGCCAGCGCTGCGCGCAAGGCGGGCTTCTACGGCCTCGATCTGTACAGCATGGCGCAGTCCATGCATGCGGTGATCGCCTACCTGGAGAACGTCGATCCGGAAGCGGCGGCGCGGGCGCGCCAGCGCTATGCGTGCATCGACCATATGGCCGAGGACCCGCAACGCTACGGCTACGCCACCACGTTCGGCATGAAGGAGGATTGCGAGCGCGAGGTGGTGCGCCAGCTGATGGAACTGACACGGCAAGCCAATGAACACGTCCGTGCCGGCGCCGGTCTCGTGCCGGACGAGCTGTTTTACGCGCAGCAGAATGCCCGCGTGGCCCGCAATGCGGAAACCTACTACCGTTCGATGTTCCAGAGCCGCGATGAGTCGTGGAACGTGCGCGACTCGCACATGGCCGAAACGCTGGAGGCGCTGCGCGAGCACATTGCCCAGCGCACGGGCAAGCCGGCGAAAGTGGTCGTGTGGGCCCACAACTCGCACCTGGGCGATGCGCGCGCCACCGAGATGGGCGAGGGCGGACAGCTCAACCTGGGACAGCTGGTGCGCGAGCGCTACCGGCCCGAGGACACCTTCCTGCTGGGCTTTACGACGCACACGGGCACCGTGACGGCGGCCACGGACTGGGACGGCCCGGCGGAGCTGAAGGGGCTGGTGCCGTCGCGCCAGGACAGCGTGGAGCGGCTGATGCACGAGGTCTCCGTCAGCAGCGGATGGGCGCGTTTCCTGCTGCCGATCCGCGGCCGCGACAGCATGCTGGCACGGCTGCCGTCACGCTGCCTGGAACGGGCGATCGGCGTCATCTACCGGCCAGGCACGGAGCGCCACAGCCACTACTTTCATGCCGACGCGGCGAAGCAGTTCGATGCACTGATCCACGTCGACAGCAGCACGGCCCTGCAGCCGCTGGAGCGCTCGGCGCTGTGGCAGCAGGACGAGGTGCCCGAGACCTATCCGTCAG
- a CDS encoding LON peptidase substrate-binding domain-containing protein translates to MPCRLVDSRPFSDRDGAALRDVCFVMKEAIEHLRQASYLHPTRASGVGDSCEDAPHDTLVPLNTILFPDGRLALQVFEVRYLDMIRKCIANAEEFGVVPLAHGDEVRKPGQHEALAGVGTLASVVDWTAPLPGLMRITCVGTQRFRIVEATQLPHGLWMADIVRLPHDLEIPVPMDQQDVANALGSLIRTLQQRGVTGAQMPMQPPYRLDDSGWVANRWCELLQLDMMQKELLLAQENPVLRLELVQDALTENGLLN, encoded by the coding sequence ATGCCCTGTCGGCTCGTCGATTCACGTCCTTTCTCCGACCGCGACGGTGCCGCGTTGCGCGACGTGTGCTTCGTCATGAAGGAGGCCATTGAGCACCTGCGCCAGGCTTCGTATCTGCATCCCACGCGGGCGTCAGGTGTTGGCGATTCATGCGAAGATGCGCCGCATGATACCCTTGTTCCCCTCAATACGATCCTGTTCCCGGACGGCCGCCTGGCGCTGCAGGTGTTCGAGGTGCGTTACCTGGACATGATCCGCAAATGCATCGCCAACGCCGAAGAGTTCGGCGTCGTGCCGCTGGCCCACGGCGACGAAGTGCGCAAGCCCGGCCAGCATGAAGCGCTCGCCGGCGTCGGCACGCTGGCGAGCGTCGTCGATTGGACGGCGCCGCTGCCGGGCCTGATGCGGATCACCTGCGTAGGCACGCAGCGCTTCCGCATCGTCGAAGCTACGCAGCTGCCGCACGGCCTGTGGATGGCCGATATCGTGCGCCTGCCGCACGACCTGGAAATTCCCGTTCCGATGGACCAGCAGGACGTCGCCAACGCGCTCGGCTCGCTGATCCGCACGCTGCAGCAACGGGGCGTGACGGGCGCGCAGATGCCGATGCAGCCGCCGTACCGGCTCGACGACAGTGGCTGGGTCGCCAACCGCTGGTGCGAGCTGCTACAGCTCGACATGATGCAGAAGGAGCTGCTGCTGGCACAGGAAAACCCCGTGCTGCGGCTGGAGCTGGTGCAGGACGCGCTGACGGAAAACGGCCTGCTGAACTGA
- a CDS encoding H-NS histone family protein, producing MTTYQEYQAKIAELQKAAENARKNEIAQAKEQIASIMREYGLTLADLGPAVKAAKPVKPRAPVPMKYRDDKTGQTWTGRGRAPKWLEGRKKEEFLIKQ from the coding sequence ATGACGACCTACCAGGAATACCAGGCCAAGATTGCTGAATTGCAGAAGGCTGCCGAGAACGCCCGCAAAAACGAAATCGCGCAGGCCAAGGAACAAATCGCCAGCATCATGCGCGAATACGGCCTGACCTTGGCCGATCTGGGCCCTGCGGTAAAAGCCGCCAAGCCCGTCAAGCCGCGCGCTCCGGTCCCGATGAAATACCGTGACGACAAAACCGGCCAGACCTGGACCGGCCGGGGCCGCGCTCCGAAATGGCTGGAAGGCCGCAAGAAGGAAGAGTTCCTGATCAAGCAATAA
- a CDS encoding TonB-dependent receptor plug domain-containing protein → MPNPASLHRHAVAAAVAAAFCAASTSHAQSAAPVIPDEPAKVEPKTGSGNDAKPLPENIQRVEIKGAVAAYDPRRDDTASKIVVTSEEIQRYGDTSVNDVLKRLPGITVGGAAGRSGGEIRMRGLGSGYTQILLNGERAPAGFSIDTLSPDVIERIEIVRAASAEFSTQSIAGTINIVLKKAVKSAQHVLKIGAGKSADAFNPSGSLQLSDKLGNMSYSMGANVWRYRYDRQSPTEDTRTDPAGRLVMLHRSRQHDWGSPEGLNLSPRVNWTLKNGDTVTWQGFVNVNRGEHASEEVIDTPTGTPPLYDAGTGRQSGHTNFLRSDLNWVRKLDGGGKLDMKLGASDMRSRNTWHELNYRAASLARDSTVRTNTDEWGITSQGKYTAPLMPGHELSMGWDGGATRRDDARIERTVDLPGASPGSADNSDEGYAASVDRLALYVQDEWNVTPRWSMYVGVRWEGIDTASEGGTFETVRQKTSVWSPLAQTLYKIPDTRDQLRLALTRTYKAPPAGNLVPRRFTSTNNTQTEPDRRGNPDLQPELATGIDASYEHYWAENALLSAAVSMRHISGYTRQGLLLDPDGRWVSTPVNDGSAVTRSLELEAKFPLSAIMKDAPGVDMRASVSRNWSRVDAVPGPDNRLDQQTPLSATVGFDYKTRDGKLTTGASFAFRNGGPVRIDVNQTGYQSVRRDLDLYALWKFDARYQLRVAVANALSQDYLFDSAYTEANGVLRRTGRHAGYAQGRATLEVRF, encoded by the coding sequence ATGCCCAATCCCGCATCGTTGCACCGCCACGCCGTGGCAGCCGCTGTCGCGGCCGCTTTCTGCGCCGCGTCGACCAGTCACGCCCAGTCCGCTGCCCCGGTCATCCCGGATGAACCCGCCAAGGTGGAACCCAAAACCGGGTCCGGCAACGACGCGAAGCCGCTGCCGGAAAACATCCAGCGCGTCGAAATCAAGGGTGCGGTGGCGGCGTACGATCCGCGCCGCGACGACACGGCCAGCAAGATCGTCGTCACCAGCGAGGAGATTCAACGCTACGGCGACACGTCCGTCAACGACGTCCTCAAGCGCCTGCCCGGCATCACCGTCGGCGGCGCGGCCGGACGCAGTGGCGGCGAGATCCGCATGCGCGGCCTGGGCAGCGGCTATACGCAGATCCTGCTGAACGGCGAGCGCGCCCCGGCTGGCTTCTCGATCGATACGCTGTCGCCCGACGTCATCGAGCGCATCGAGATCGTGCGCGCCGCCAGCGCCGAGTTCTCCACGCAGTCCATTGCCGGCACCATCAACATCGTGCTGAAAAAGGCGGTCAAGTCCGCGCAGCACGTCCTCAAGATCGGCGCGGGCAAGAGCGCGGACGCGTTCAATCCATCGGGCAGCCTGCAGCTGTCCGACAAGCTGGGCAACATGAGCTACTCGATGGGCGCCAACGTCTGGCGCTACCGGTACGACCGGCAGTCTCCGACCGAGGACACGCGCACCGATCCCGCTGGCCGGCTCGTCATGCTGCACAGGTCGCGCCAGCACGACTGGGGCAGCCCGGAAGGACTGAACCTGTCGCCGCGGGTGAACTGGACGCTGAAGAACGGCGATACGGTGACATGGCAGGGCTTCGTCAACGTCAACCGCGGCGAGCACGCCAGCGAGGAGGTCATCGACACGCCGACCGGAACGCCGCCGCTGTACGACGCGGGCACGGGACGGCAGAGCGGCCACACGAATTTTCTCCGTTCCGATCTGAACTGGGTGCGCAAGCTGGACGGCGGCGGCAAGCTCGATATGAAGCTGGGCGCCAGCGACATGCGCTCGCGTAATACCTGGCACGAACTGAATTACCGCGCTGCGTCCCTGGCACGCGACAGCACGGTCCGCACCAACACGGATGAATGGGGCATCACCAGCCAGGGCAAGTATACGGCGCCGCTGATGCCGGGACACGAGCTTTCGATGGGATGGGATGGCGGCGCCACGCGGCGCGACGATGCCCGCATCGAGCGGACGGTCGACCTGCCCGGCGCATCTCCGGGCAGTGCGGACAATTCCGACGAGGGCTACGCGGCCAGCGTCGACCGACTGGCCCTGTACGTGCAGGACGAGTGGAATGTCACTCCGCGCTGGTCGATGTACGTGGGCGTGCGCTGGGAGGGCATCGACACGGCCAGCGAAGGCGGCACGTTCGAGACCGTGCGGCAGAAAACCAGTGTCTGGAGCCCGCTTGCACAGACGCTGTACAAGATTCCGGATACGCGCGACCAGCTGCGCCTGGCACTGACGCGAACCTACAAGGCGCCGCCGGCCGGCAACCTGGTGCCGCGCCGCTTCACGTCCACCAATAACACCCAGACCGAACCCGACCGGCGCGGCAACCCGGATCTGCAGCCGGAACTGGCGACGGGCATCGACGCGTCGTACGAGCATTACTGGGCGGAGAATGCGCTGCTGAGCGCCGCCGTCTCGATGCGCCATATCAGCGGCTATACGCGTCAGGGGCTGCTGCTGGACCCGGACGGGCGCTGGGTGTCCACGCCCGTCAACGACGGCAGCGCCGTTACGCGCAGCCTGGAGCTGGAAGCGAAGTTCCCGCTGTCGGCCATCATGAAGGATGCGCCGGGCGTGGACATGCGGGCGAGCGTCAGCCGCAACTGGTCGCGCGTGGACGCGGTGCCGGGTCCGGACAACCGCCTCGACCAGCAGACCCCGCTGTCGGCCACGGTCGGCTTCGATTACAAGACCCGCGACGGCAAGCTGACGACGGGCGCCAGCTTCGCGTTCAGGAACGGCGGGCCGGTGCGCATCGACGTCAACCAGACGGGTTACCAGTCGGTGCGCCGGGACCTGGATCTGTATGCGCTATGGAAGTTCGATGCCCGCTATCAGTTGCGCGTCGCCGTCGCCAATGCGCTGAGCCAGGACTACCTTTTCGACAGCGCGTACACGGAGGCGAATGGCGTGTTGCGTCGCACGGGCCGCCATGCCGGCTATGCGCAGGGCAGGGCCACGCTCGAAGTGCGCTTCTGA
- the asd gene encoding archaetidylserine decarboxylase (Phosphatidylserine decarboxylase is synthesized as a single chain precursor. Generation of the pyruvoyl active site from a Ser is coupled to cleavage of a Gly-Ser bond between the larger (beta) and smaller (alpha chains). It is an integral membrane protein.), producing MSDRLAVLPQYLLPKGALTNFAGRVAGAKGGAMTTRLIRWFVGKYDVNMDEAANPDIASYHSFNEFFTRALKPGARPLAQADYVCPVDGRISQFGAIEDDQIFQAKGHKFSTAALVGGDRTLAEQFRHGSFANLYLSPRDYHRIHMPCDGKLTRMIYVPGELFSVNPTTARGVPGLFARNERVVCVFDTAAGPFVMTLVGATIVGSMATVWHGVVNPPRQPTLCEWTYADRDIVLKKGEELGRFLLGSTVVMLFPQDTLTFNHQWQPAGAVRLGEMMGNFQPR from the coding sequence GTGTCCGACCGCCTTGCCGTACTGCCCCAATACCTGCTCCCGAAGGGGGCGCTGACGAATTTTGCCGGCCGCGTCGCGGGCGCAAAGGGCGGCGCCATGACGACACGGCTGATCCGCTGGTTTGTCGGCAAATATGACGTCAACATGGACGAGGCGGCCAATCCGGACATCGCCAGCTACCACAGCTTCAACGAGTTCTTCACCCGTGCGCTGAAACCGGGTGCGCGGCCGCTGGCGCAGGCCGATTACGTCTGCCCGGTGGACGGCCGCATCAGCCAGTTTGGCGCCATCGAGGACGACCAGATCTTCCAGGCCAAGGGTCACAAGTTCAGCACCGCGGCGCTGGTGGGTGGCGACAGGACGCTGGCCGAGCAGTTCCGTCACGGCAGCTTCGCCAACCTGTACCTGTCGCCGCGCGATTACCACCGCATCCATATGCCGTGCGACGGCAAGCTGACACGGATGATCTACGTCCCGGGCGAACTGTTTTCCGTCAACCCGACCACGGCGCGCGGGGTGCCGGGCCTGTTTGCCCGCAACGAGCGCGTTGTCTGCGTGTTCGACACGGCAGCGGGCCCCTTCGTCATGACGCTGGTCGGCGCCACCATCGTCGGCAGCATGGCCACCGTCTGGCACGGCGTGGTCAACCCGCCGCGCCAGCCGACATTGTGCGAATGGACCTATGCCGACCGCGACATCGTGCTGAAAAAAGGCGAAGAGCTAGGACGCTTCCTGCTGGGTTCCACCGTCGTCATGCTGTTTCCGCAGGACACGCTTACCTTCAATCACCAGTGGCAACCGGCCGGCGCCGTGCGGCTGGGCGAGATGATGGGGAACTTCCAGCCGCG